The genomic region TCCAAAAATTTAATGCATTAGAAATAGCCGTAATAAACTTACAAGCGCGAACGTTTATGCCAGCCCTTGATTGTCCATTTACTGAGGCTGAAAAATTGGTTGAAGAAGCTCGGGAAAGAACAAATATTATTTTTGTGGATTTTCATGGTGAAGCAACAAGTGAAAAGCAAGCAATGGGTTGGTATTTAGATGGTAAGGTAACGGCAGTTGTAGGAACGCATACTCACGTTCAGACAGCTGATGAACGAATTTTACCAAAGGGAACGGCTTACTTGTCTGATGTCGGAATGACAGGGCCATATGATGGTATATTAGGTATGGAACGAGAAGCAGTTATCGGGCGTTTTTTAACTTCTCTCCCTACACGGTTTGAAGTACCAAAAGAGGGCCGAACGCAACTAAGTGCGTGTTTAATAGACATAGATGAAAAAACAGGAAAGGCTAGAAAAATTCAACGAATTTTAATTAATGATGATCATCCTTTTTACACGTAAATCATATTAAATTCCTTTTCTTTTCGTACAAGCTGGAATAGATTGCATTTTTAATGAATATAGTAGCAATGGAATAACGTATTACCAAATTTGTTCAAAATGCACTGAACATTCGGTTTGGGGAAAAGACAAGGAGGAAAAGGAATGGAAATATTAAAAGTTTCAGCAAAATCTAATCCTAATTCTGTAGCTGGTGCACTTGCCGGTGTTCTTCGTGAAAGAGGAGCAGCTGAAATCCAGGCAATTGGAGCGGGTGCCTTAAATCAGGCGGTAAAAGCCGTTGCCATTGCTAGAGGGTTTGTAGCTCCAAGTGGTGTTGATTTAATTTGTATCCCCGCATTTACGGATATTATGATTGAGAATGAGGAGAGAACGGCAATAAAATTAATAATAGAACCTCGTTAATAATAAGGAATATATTCATTCCCTGTAAGCCTTTTTTATAAGGGCTTACAGTTTTTTTTTGAATGAATTGGTGTTATGAAAAAAAACTAAAAACGGATGCCTTACGATTATCAATAAGCTATCAATACAATATAAGCGGATACTTATCAGAGACATAAGCTTTTCTAAATCGTAAATAAGCTAAATAATTACGGGAATTGTAAAAATTTGAAATTTGCTTTTCTTTTCGTTAACCTATAAAAAACAGCCATTTACTAAAGGAGAGGGACGTTTATGATTTTTGACGCTCATTGTGATGTTTTATATAAATTATATCAGTATCCATCTATTAATTTTCAACATTCAGATGACTTACATATTACTGCTACTCAGCTTGAAAAGCATGGTAGTAAGGTGCAGCTTTTTGCTATTTTTTTGCCACCAGACTTACTACCAGGAGCACGGTTTCAAGCGGCTTTAAAGATGATTGATCTTTTTTATGAAAAGATATTAAAGCCGAATCCAAATATGAAAATGGTGAAAAGTAAAGCTGAAATTGAACAATTGAAAGCTGATGAAACAGGAGTTATGCTATCGTTAGAGGGCTGTGAAGGAATTGAAGGTGATCTACTTAAGCTTAAAACGCTTCTTCGTCTTGGGGTTGCTTCAGTTGGGTTAACTTGGAATTGGGCAAATGAAGTCGCAGACGGAGCAATGGAGCCAAGAGGAGGAGGATTAACTCGATTTGGAAAAGAGGTTATTTTAACCTTAAACCAACACAAGATTTGGACGGATGTCTCCCACCTAAGTGAAAGAGCCTTTTGGGAAACAATCGAGATTGCTCAGTACCCAGTCGCTTCTCATTCTAATTCCTACACTATTTGTCCACACCCTAG from Bacillus spongiae harbors:
- a CDS encoding TIGR00282 family metallophosphoesterase: MQLLFIGDVVGSPGRDMIKTYLPKLKEKYRPHFTIINGENSAGGRGITEKIYRQFLESGANVVTLGNHAWDNREVFEFIDGAKALVRPANFPHNAPGKGLIFQKFNALEIAVINLQARTFMPALDCPFTEAEKLVEEARERTNIIFVDFHGEATSEKQAMGWYLDGKVTAVVGTHTHVQTADERILPKGTAYLSDVGMTGPYDGILGMEREAVIGRFLTSLPTRFEVPKEGRTQLSACLIDIDEKTGKARKIQRILINDDHPFYT
- the spoVS gene encoding stage V sporulation protein SpoVS, with product MEILKVSAKSNPNSVAGALAGVLRERGAAEIQAIGAGALNQAVKAVAIARGFVAPSGVDLICIPAFTDIMIENEERTAIKLIIEPR
- a CDS encoding dipeptidase; translation: MIFDAHCDVLYKLYQYPSINFQHSDDLHITATQLEKHGSKVQLFAIFLPPDLLPGARFQAALKMIDLFYEKILKPNPNMKMVKSKAEIEQLKADETGVMLSLEGCEGIEGDLLKLKTLLRLGVASVGLTWNWANEVADGAMEPRGGGLTRFGKEVILTLNQHKIWTDVSHLSERAFWETIEIAQYPVASHSNSYTICPHPRNLRDDQAKAIFERKGCIGITFVPFFTQKNGKAKINDVIQHVEKMCELGGEDHIGFGSDFDGISETIIGLSSYKDYDKLIDELYRCYSSTQVGKFLYDNFLRAIPS